Below is a genomic region from Campylobacter geochelonis.
GGTTTACAAAGCCATCTGTGTTGCCACAAACGCTGGTGGGCTCTTACCCCACCGTTTCACCATCGCCGATTTCGCGGCAGTTTACTTTCTGTTGCACTATCCCTTAGGTTTCCCTAGCCATCTGTTAGATGGAACCATGTCTTAGAGCAGCTCGGACTTTCCTCTGTGGCTCCAGCGCCAAAGCGATCGTTTGCTATGCCAGCTGGAACTATAGCTAAATTTAGCTTTTACTTAGCTGTTTTAAAATGGATTTTAAAAACCAAACCTTTGAAATACTTCTATTTTAAAATTAAAATTTTATCAAAATAAATTTAAGTGCTAAATTTATACATTACATATAACTTAAATTTAGTTAATTTTAAGTTATATTCTAAAACGCTATATCTGCTTTGCAAATTTATAAACCAAATAGCGTTTAAACTAGCTCTACTCTTGCTCGAAAATATCGCGATGTAAAATTTCTTCTAAAACCACTGTAGCATACGAGCCTTTATCAAGCGAAAAAGAGAAGCTAAACTGCGCTGTTTCTGGAGTGTATTTAAAGCTAACATCTTTAAGATAGCACCAAGCAAATCTCCTGCTTCCCTCCATTAAATTCTCAAATTCATAGCTGTTTTGATAAATTTCATCTTCAAATTTACGAGCTAAACCAGCACTTTGATACGCTCTTTTTCCAACTATAAGCCCACAACTAGTTATATCCCTTTTTTCAAATCTCTCGCACTCGCTTTTTAAATCCTCGCATAAGAAAAATTTACCAAACGGATAATGCCCCAAAACATCGCCATCAAGTAGTTTAAAAAAGCTTTTTTGGGATTTTAAATTCTTTACTTCATCTTTGCTAAAACCATAAATTTGCGCTATCTCCAACCCCTCAAATTCATTTGAGAATTTACTTATCTCGACTCGCTTGCTAAGCCATCTGTTGAAAAGTTCGCTTTGATAAGCTGAGATTAAGAAATCTCGCATTTTTGGATTTTTAAGCTTTTTTTCGCCTTTTAAAATCTCTAAACCACTTTTTGCGTTATCGCCAAATTTACCAAACCTTTGATATCCAAAATAGTTTGCAAAGCCGATTTCATCGATTTTCTTGATAGCATTTTCTAACTTTAAAGCATCACTTGGCATAACTTTTTTAAGCCTTATAAAAAAATTATTTCCTTTAAGATGTCCGATGCGAATTTTGTTGTTATGATAAGTTGAGTCTAAAATTTTGAGCTTTTCGTGGCTAAAATTTGCTAAATTTGACTCAAATTTACGAGGAAGTGAGATGTATTGAACTGTCATGCCCTCTTTATCTTTTAGCCCAGCATAGCCAAATTCTCGAATCCTACATCCTGAAATTTCACTTAAAATTTTAAGTGCTTCTGGAGTTGTTAAATCCTTTTTTTGTATATGCAAAATCAGATGCTCCCCATCGCCACTAAATTCATACAAAGGGTTTTCTCTTACGACAAAATCGGTCGAGTTTTTGCTAAAATGAGCGTTTATCGGAGTGTGGTTTAGTGCATAAAGAGGTTTAAAAAGTTCTTGTTTTTCCATAAATTTACTTTCCTTGAGATGAAATTTGATATTTTCTTAAGTATTTTATATGAAGTTGGCTTCAAAACTCTTTATAAGATATTTTTGCTATAATCTCAAGATAAATTCACAAAAAAGGGATTTGATGTTAGAAATTTATCTGTTTAGATACGATGTTAAAATAGACATCGCGAGTTACAACAAGCCATATTTTTATAAAGATTACAACTTCAAAAACATAAAAGAGCTTTTTTTAGATATCCAAAAAAACGATCCGTATTTTGAGTTTGGCGATGTTAAATTCCTAAAAGTAAATGATTGTATAATTAGCCTAGATAACGATTTTAACGAGATAGTAGCTAAATTTGGCAAGGTCTTAACCATATCTCCTATCATAGAAAAAAGAGTTGTAAAAGACTTTATCATAAACAAAGATGACTTTATCAAAGCTTTTAAACCGTTTGATAAATTTCAAAGTGAAATGGGGTATTATCTAAGTCTTGAACCGCTTTTTTACTCAAGCAAGGTTATTAACTTCAAAGAAGATTTTATAGGAAATAGCGGCTTTGTTTTCGCAAAGTATCTCATAGAAAAATTTCCAACCAGACAAGATGAAATTTTATCGATTGTAAAAGAGTGGCTTGCGTATTATATAAAACCAAAATTTTTAAATGATCCTTTTAACACCGATGAGTGCGTAAAAGAGCTAAAAGGTTTGCTTGGTATAAAAATCAAACCAAAAGAGAAATTTCAGTATTTTACAGACCTGCTAGAAAATTTTAACAAAAACAGCTATCCAGCCGACTTTAGCAAATTCTATATAGCTGTTTATGATGACGAAGAGGCTGAAATTTTTGTAAAAAATATCTACGCAAAGCTTGTAAATTTTGAGCTTAAAAATCAAAATTGCGGAAGCAAAATTTATAACGTTGATAAAGAGTGTGGCGTAGCTTTAGCAAGTGAAATTCTCTTTGATGCGTTTGATTCGGGAAGTGATTTTTTACTAGTTAATGACAAAGAAGCGTTTGAGATGTTTGACAAGCACTCAAAAGAGATAGAAAGCTATACTAACAGAAGCCTTCATGACTACTACGTGATAAGTGCCGATGAGCTTGTAAAGCTTGCAAAAGGCGAGCATGTCGATACTTTGAAAAGCCACACTTTAAAAGTTAGATTATGAGACTAAAGGATAAAATCGCAATTATAACTGGCGGAAGTAGCGGTATCGGCGCTGAGATTTGCAAACTTTTTGTTTCAAAAGGCGCTAAGGTTGTGGTTGTTTCAAGACATGAAAACAAAGCTTTGATGAATCAACTTGGCGAAAATGCCGTGTTTTTTAGCACTGATGTTAGCGATGAAAAAAGCGTGGAAAAGCTATATAAATTTGTGTTAGATAAATTTGCTAAATTAGACATTTTAGTAAATAATGCTGGGATTACAGGAGAGAATTTACACACCCACGAGCTTGAATTTAGCGAATGGAAACGTGTTTTTGATATAAACGTAAATGGCTCATTTTTGATGAGCAAACAAGCTATTTTGTTGATGATAAAAGAGCGCTCTGGCTCTATTATAAACATAGGCTCAGTTTTAGGAGTCGTTGGGAGCGAAAATTTTGGAGCGTATTGTGCTTCAAAAGCAGCTATTATCGCGATGAGTAAACAAGATGCGATAAACTATGCTAAATACAACATCAGAGTAAATTCCATCTCTCCAGGCACGGTTATGACAGAACTTGTCGCTAGTATGAAAGATAAGATTGGAGATGAGTCGTTTAAAAGTATTTTTGCATCAAACCATCCACTTGGTGGAGTTGGCGAGCCAAAAGATGTCGCTTATGGTGCGCTTTATTTAGCAAGCGATGAGTCTAAATGGGTAACTGGAACAAATTTAGTCATAGATGGCGGATTTTTAGCTAGATAAAATCGCTAAATTTAGTAGCTTTTTTAGCAGCTTCGTTTAAAAATTTTACATCTTCAAAATAAAATCTAAAAAAGAGTTAAAACATCTTTTCTTACTCTTTTTTAGATAAATGCAGTATTTTTTGGGTTATCCCATTATCTCAAATTTTCTAAAAAACTCATTATCATCATCGATTAACTGCCTATCAATCAAGCTTTTTATAACTTCTTTTGTGCAGTTTGTCTCATCTGGCCATCCACGAGTGTAGCCCTCCCACTCAAATTTCACAGTCGCATCAACACAAATTTGCTCTTTATCTATAAAAATATCACGCAAAGCATCGATGTTGTTTGTAACTCTCCAAACGCTCATATAAATGTTGCTAATGGCATTTGTCGTGTCAAAAAAGATGAGAATTTTAAAGTGGTTTCTAAACTCAAGTAATTTTTTAAAACTATCTTTTACGAGGCTTTTTTTATCATAATTTATAAACACAATTGGATTTTTAGTATCAGTAAAATACTGCTTAAGGTCGATTATATCGTTATCTACGCTTTTAAATTTAGCAAGTAGTTCATCATCACTAAGCACATCAACCACATCTTCAACGCTTAAATCCTCACTAGCATCAACTCCTAGCTTCCCGCCAAAACAAGCATTTGGGCTAGCATGATCTAGTTGATCACACACTCCCTCGCTAAAAAACAGACTCTTAGCGCTTATGCGGTTTAGCACATAACGCGTTAAAGCTTCAAAATCTCCCAAATCAGGCGCATTTGCTCCAATAAAAATAGCATGTTTTACAAAACTCATCTGTCCAACACCCCAAAATGCGTGCATCATCTGTTTAGCATGAGCTGGATACCATGCGTTGATTTTAGCTAAAATCAGGTTGTGAAAAACGCCATTTTCAGGCATTTTATAATCAAGCAAATCAGGAGCCGTAGTCTTAAAAAGCGGCAAGAAAATCCGCTCAGTCCCATAACCCATAAATTTATCCTCCAAAGGTGGCTTTCCAACCACAGTAGCATGATAAACTGGGTCATCTTTATGGGTTATAGCACTTACTTTCATCACAGGAAATGGCAAAATCGGCGTATAAAAACCAGTATGATCGCCAAATGGTCCCTCATCTCTTAGCTCATTTGTATCGACAAAACCCTCGATGACAAAGTCTGCATCATGTGGGATATAGATATCATTTGTTAGAGATTTTACTAACTTCGCTGGGCTTTTGCGGATAAATCCATAAAGCAAAAGTTCAAAAATTCCATGCGGAAGTGGCGCTTGTCCACACCAGATATAAAGCGGGTCGCCACCGATTGCAACAGATACTGGCATTTTAAGTCCAGCTTTTTTATACTCATTATAAAAGTTCGCGCCATCTTTGTGGATTTGCCAGTGCATTCCAAGCTCGTTTTTAGAGTAAATTTGAAGTCTATACATACCTAAATTTTGGGTTTCCCCGCTAAGGGATTTGGTATAGACTTGCCCCATCGTGATAAATGCTCCACCATCTTTTTCCCAAGTTTTTAAATTTGGCAAGTCATACAAATCGATTTGTTCGCCAAATTTTTGATTTTTTTGGCACTCGCCTTGCTCTTTTAAACGCTTTGTAAAGACGTTTCTAAGGCTAACAAGATATCTTAAAAAGTCAAATTTCTCTTTAAAAGTTGTTGGTTTTTTTGGCTTTAGTAAATTTTGAATCTCATCTGCGATTTCGTTCGCATCTTTTCCAAGAACTAATTTTAACGCTTCAAAACTTCCAAAAGTATTTGTCAAAATCGGCGGATAGTGCCTGCCATCTTTACTCACAGGCTTAGTGAACAAAAGCGCCTTAGAATCAGGTTTTTTAACCTCGATATAGCTTATATGGGCAATCTCAAGATCTATATCAACTGGCTCATCAATTACCCTTAAAAGCCCAGCAGCTTTAAATTTCTCTATCCACTCTCGCATATTTTTCCTTAGTCTAAATTTAAACTCTAGTTGTAATTAATCTCGTCTGAATTTCCTACAAAAAAGTGCTTATGAAGCTCGTTTATATGTTCAACAGCTCTTTGACCTTTTGCCATATTGTTTTGATAAATACTACTTGATTTTGTAAAACGGTGTGTTACTTGTACTGTCCACGAGCGACACAACCAGCTTACAAATCCAGTATAGTAACTCGCATCTTCTATATCTTGCCACTTTATACCACTACTTCCCTTTGACCACGGAAAAATCCCACTATATAGCCAAACGCCACTCTTATCTGTATAAAGTTTAAAGCTTCTTATGTATAAAACGTTTAAAATCAGCTTAAGAAAAAGCAAAAGTAAAATGACAACTAAGGCAAATTTACACCACTCATTAATCCACATAAAGCCAGTTTTTTCGCTTAGCGATAGAGTAAATTTAGATATATTTTGGCTATTTTGCACCAAATACACAGTTAAAATCACAAGAATTATAAAAAATATAAAGCTTTTAACATAAGCTGTCCATGACTTCCTAAACTCCTCATAAACTGGTGTTTGCATAAATTTTCCTTAGTGTATATTTTCGCCTTGTAAAGCATTTGCCATATCTTCAGCCCTTTTTAAAAGCTCTTTTGCACCTTTTTTGATAAACTCATCAGCTAGCTTAGCTCCAGCAGTTTTATAATCAGCTTTTTTAACAACCCTGCTCTCTTTTATAAACTCACTTCCATCAGGCAAACCAACGATAGCGTTTACAACTGCATTTTCGCCATCAAATTTAGCATTTATTCCGATTGGAACTTGGCAACCACCTTCTAAAACTTTAACAAATTCTCTTTCTATCGTTGTTTCGATAACAGCTTTTTGATTGTTCAAAAAATCAATTTTTTCTAAAATTTCGCCTTTATCAACAGCTTCGATTCCCAAAGCTCCCTGTCCCATCGCCGGTATCATCAAGTCTGTTTCAAAAGGAGCGATAAATTTAACCTCTTTATCAAGCCCGATTCTCTTAATCCCAGCAACCGCTAAGATAATAGCGTCAAACTCTCCTTCTTTTAGCTTTCTAAGGCGCGTGTTTATGTTTCCACGAAGCGAAACGATAGTCAAATCAGGTCTTAAAGCAAGTAGCTGCATTCTTCTTCTTAGACTAGTCGTTCCAACTCTTGCGCCTTGTGGAAGTTCGCTAAATTTAGCAAATTTCTCACTTATCATAGCATCTCGTACATCTTCACGCTCGCTTATAACTGCAAGTTTAAGACCATTTGGAAACTGCATAGGAACATCTTTTAAGCTATGTACGGCGATATCAGACTCGCCTCTTAACATACTCTCTTCAAGCTCTTTTGTAAAAAGACCTTTACCACCTATTTTTGCAAGTGGAGTATCAAGGATAATGTCTCCTTTTGTCTTCATGCTTAAAAGTTCAACTTTTATGCCGTGTTTTTTTTCTATCTCGCTTTGTATAAATTCACTTTGCCACATCGCTAAAGCGCTTCCTCTAGTTGCTATGGTTAATTTTTCCATTATCTTTTTCCTCTTCTATGATTTCTACATCTATGATATCATCGTTGTCGTATCTGGGTTTTTGTGTAAAATTTTGCGTATAATCTTGCGTATTATTATACTCATTTTCCTTAGTTTTAAGTTTTTTGTTTATAAAAAAAGATACAACCAAAACCAAAATTCCAGCTACATCTGAAAAAATACCAGGTAAAACTAATAACAATGCTCCAAAAACGCTCCCAAGATTTCCAAACAAACTACTAGGAGTTAGGATTTTGATTTGGTTTGTAAAATTTGAAAACCCTAACTTAAATATGATAAAAACTCCTAAAATTCCACTAAGTATGACCTCTAAAATAAAATTTAAAAAGCCAAATTTACTTATAAAAAGATAGATAAAAATAGCTTCAAAAAATATATATGGAAGAGTGAAATTTCTCATAGTAGCTTTTCTTTTATCTTTTCTTCTATATCTTTTATGCTTACTTTTTCTTTTATCAAACCATCTCTTGTTATAAGCTCAACTTCACCATCATTTAGGCTTTTGCCAACTAGCACGGCGTATGGAAAACCAAGTAGTTCAAACTCGCTCATCTTTACGCCAAAGCGCTCGTTTCTATCATCAAGAAGAGTTTTTATGCCTAAATTTTGACACTTTTCATAAAGCGTGGTAGCAAATTCAACCTGCGCCTCATCTTTTAAATTTGATATAATTATTTCAAGTTCAAAAGGTGCAGTTTGTCTTGTCCACACACACCCTTTTTCATCGTGGCTACTTTCTATAACAACCGCTACCAAGCGACTTACACCTATACCATAACAACCCATATAAAATGGTTGTGATTTACCATTTATATCTAAAAATGTCGCATTCATTGCCTTTGAATACTTCTGCCCAAGCTGGAAAATATGCCCAACTTCAATACCCTTTGTCTTATGCAAAATTCCATCGCAGTAAGGGCATCTATCGCCTTCTTGAACTGCTATAAGATCTTTAAATCTCTCATCTTTAAAGCTAGTTACATTAAATCCTATCGTGTGGTATCCAGCTTCGTTTGCACCACAAATCATCTGTTTAGCACCTTTTAGTTCATTATCTATAAAAAACAGTGTTTGACTTGGCAAATTTGCAGGCCCACAGTATCCTGCAACCAAACCAGCTTTTAAGATATCGCTCTCATCAGCATCAACTAGCTCAAGCGCGCCACACGCATTTTGCGCTTTAGTCTCTTGAAGCTCATCATCTCCTCGCACGAAAAATACAACAACTTTGCTATCTTTTTCATAAATAGCTTTTTTAATAACTGCTTTTATGGTATAAAATTTATCAACTTTAAAAAAGTTTGCCACTTTTTCTATTGTATCTGCTCCAGGAGTTGCAAATTTACTCATCATATTTGCCTCTGGCGGGGTTGCATTTGTAGTTCTAGGCGCTCTTTTGGCAGCTTCAACATTAGCAGCGTATTTACAACTATCACAAACTAATATATCATCTTCGCCATTATCAGCTAGTACCATAAATTCCTTGCTTCCACTACCACCAATCGCACCACTATCAGCTTCTACTGCACGAAAATTTAGCCCTAAACGAGTAAAAATTTTACTATAGGTATCATGCATAACATTAAATTCGCGTTTCAAATCTTCCTCATTTGCATGAAAGCTATATCCATCTTTCATAACAAACTCGCGTACCCTTAAAAGCCCAAATCTAGGTCTTGCTTCATCGCGAAATTTTGTATTTATCTGATAAAGATGAAGTGGGAGTTGTTTGTAGCTTGTAATGCGGTTTTTTACCATATTTACAACGCTTTCTTCGTTGGTTGGACTTAGGACAAACTCATTGTCTTTTCTATCTTTTATCCTTAAAAGCTCTTTCCCAAAAACATCGTATCTGCCGCTTTCTTTCCATAGTTCAGCAGGAGTTACAAAGCTAAAAAGAACCTCTTGAGCTCCGCTTTTATCCATCTCCTCTTTTATAACTTTATAAATTTTATCATAGACCATTTTTCCAAGTGGCATAAAGCTATAAAGCCCACTACCAAGCTGTTCTACAAAACCTCCACGAAGCAAAAACGCATGGCTTGGAAGCGTTGCATCTTTTGGTGCTTCTTTTGTTGTCGGTACAAAAAGTTTACTAAATCTCATCTATTTTCTCCATCTCTTCAATGCCTAAGCTATACTCTTCAAATTTATCTTTTATATCAAAAATTTGTTGAACTGAGCGTAACATACACTCACCATCTTCGTCATCACCAATGCTTTTTAAATTTATCGTTGGTGTGTGTAAAAATGCCTTAAAAACTTGATGTATAAGCTTTCTTGCCTCATCTTTATCTGATTTTTTCAAATAACCTTTTTTTATAGCTTTTTGTATCTCTATCTCAGCAACTTCTTTTGCCTTGCCTCTTAAAGCCTTTACTATAGGCGTTGTTGCTAGAGTTTTAAGCCATTTAAAAAAATCATTTGTGCTTTTTCCAACGATGCCATAAGCGATTTGCGCTTGCTCTTCGCGAAGTGCTAAATTTATCTTAACTATCTCTTGAAGATCATCCACACTATAAAGCTTTATGCTTTCATTTTCGCTTATATCGATATCTCTTGGCACTGCGATATCAAAAAAGTACCTATCAAAAGGTGTATTTTCAAGCATACTGTTTTTTATGATAACATCTTGTGAAGAGGTCGCCGAAAATATAAGCTGATGGCTATTTATACAACTTTTTAGCTTCTCAAACGGCTCAATTTTAACATCGCCATTTAGCGAGTTTGCAAGATCTTGAGCTCGTTGCTTACTTCTGTTTACTATGATGATTTTTGCGCCATTTGTTATAAGGTGTTTGCAAGCAAGCTCGCTCATATCACCAGCGCCCACAACTACGGCTGTAATGCCATCTAAACTTTTAAAGATATCTTTTGCAGTTGATACTGCCACGCTTGAAACCGATACTGGGTTTTTAGAAATTTCAGTTTTATTTCTTACTTCAGCGGCGCATTTAAAGGCGTATTCAACCGCTCTTTTTATATTTATATCGCAATTTTCATTAGATAGAGCAAATTTAAACGCATCTTTTATCTGACCAACTATCTGAGTCTCTCCAACAACCAAGCTATCAAGCGAGCTTGCCACAGCAAAAAGGTGGTGTATAGCCCCACTTCCATAGTAGATATCAGCTCTTTCTTCAAGCTCATTTAGCGCAACGCCACTTAAAATTGAAATGGCTTTTAAGATATAGCTTGTTGATTTTTCTAAATCATTTACAAAAGCCAAAACCTCAACTCTGTTACAAGTGCTTAGCACCATGCATTCTGAGACATTTTGGTTTGAGCAAATCAGCCTTAGAATTTCTCTTTTTTTATCATCATCGCTAAAAGATAGCTTCTCTCTAATGCCTATATCTGTGTTTTTATGAGTAAAACTTATATTTAGATAATTCACTAAAATTCCCTATCTGTCATGCTTCGTATAACTTCAACCAAGCCTAAATTCTCATACTCTTTTATAGCTTCTATGGCGCTATTTGCTAGATTTTTGACATCTTTTGCGCACTTTTCTATGATTTTATGCTCGCTAAATTTATCTTTTATCCAAAAAATTTGCTCATCGCTTAAATCTTTTTTAAAATAGTTTTTTAAAATAGCTTTTTCTTTTTCATCTAAAATTTCATAAAGGTAGATATAAGGAAGCGTTGTTTTGCCCTCTTTATAGTCATTTAGCGCTGGTTTGCCAAGAGTTTTTGAATCTTGCGTAACATCTAAAATATCATCAACTATCTGAAAAGCAAGACCTAAATTTCTACCATACTCACCGAATTTAAGCTCATCTTCTCCTTGTAAAAACGCAGCACACTGAGCTGTAGCTTCGATTAAAACTGCGGTTTTGTTATAAATCATTTGCATATAAGCGTTTTTATCTTCGTTAAAAGCTTCGCCCATGCTAACATCCATAAGCTCGCCAATGCTTAGTTTAGATACCGCATCGGAAAGTTTACAAGCGATAAAGGGTTCAAATTTAGAAAGTTCAAAATAGCCTTTTGAATAAAGAATATCGCCTAACATAATGGCGTTTTTAGAGCCAAAAGTAGCATTTATAGATGGTTTTCCACGCCTTACATCGCTTTCATCTATGACATCATCATGAAGCAAGCTAGCAGCGTGAATAAGCTCGATAATAGCGCAAAGCTTAAGGCTTTTTTCGTTTATATCTGTTATCTTTAGTAGAAGTTTTGAGCGAAGTTTTTTACCTGAATTTATCTTAGAAAACATTAAATTTATAGGTTCATATCCAAGTTCGGATATGAAATTTAACATAATCTTATCTATCTGTTCTAAATAGTCCATAAAACCCCTATTCGTTGTTTGAAAGTATATTGCCCACATGATGGATAAAGGCGTCATTTAGCCCATCTTCTATCCTGTCTGGGTTTTGTAATATATAGTTTTGAACTTGAGCTTGACTTATACCATTTTCTTCGCAAAGCTCGCTTAAAGCTATGATTTTTATAAGCAAATTTTCTATCTCATTTTCAACTAAATTTCTATTTGCATTAAATATAATGTCAAAAAATTTCTCCCTTGGAGTTCCTTCAAAAATATCCAAATTTAGCACCTTGTTAGTAATATCGCAATAAAGTCTGATGATTATATCAAAAGAAATATTTAATTATCATAAAAAAGGTTTGTTATAAGCTCATAAGCTTCCTTGGTGCTTGATGCGCTTAAAAAACTAGTTGATGCTTCGGCAAACCCCCACGTAACTTGCAAATACGGTATATTTGCATTAGTTGCTGCCTTTTCATCTTTTATGCTATCGCCAACAAAACAAGCGTATTTAACTGGTCTTATTTTGCTAGCTTCTTTTAAAACGTTAAAAAGCATCGTTGGATCTGGTTTTTGAGGCGTGTTTTTATCTGCTCCTACAACGCTATCAAACAGCTCTAAAACCTTATTTTTCTCCAAAATAGCTTTTAAAGATACTGTTGGCGCGTTACTAGCAAGTGCGATAAAATAGCCATTTTGATGAAGTTTTTCTAAAAGTTCTTTAACTCCATCATAAAGTCTTGCATAAAGAGCGTAGTTTTTGATAAATTCCTTTTCAAATTCCATTTTCAACTCAGGTGCCACATTAGTGAGTCCATAGAACTCAACAGCGTAATTTTTCGACGGATCGTTTATCGTTTTAACAATAAATTCACTACTTAAATCAGGCGTTAAACCAAGCTTTTTTCTAGTTGTATTTATCGTTATTTCTATCGCCTTAGCGCTATTTATAAGCGTTCCATCCATATCAAAAATAACAACTCTCATGCTTTTTCCTTAAATTTATGATTTTAAAATGATAGTTAAAAAAGCTTAATAACGTATCTACTTGCTTTTAAATTTAACAAATTTTAAAAGTTGGAAAATTTAGAAATGTTTTTTTGCGACCTAAATAAATTTATAAAAATATTACAAAAATAGCAAATTTTATCTATTTTTCAATGCAAGACATCGTTTAAGCAAATTTAGTCAAAAATAATAAAAAAGTTTATGTTCAGTCCATTTTATGGATATTTAAGAGTTATAAGGAAAAGTGATAAAATTTTGATTTAAAATCTAAAAGATGAAGTTTGGTGACCCCTACGAGACTCGAACTCGTGTTGCCGACGTGAGAGGCCGGCGTCCTAACCGCTAGACGAAGGGGCCAAAATTATAATGCGATGTAAAATCTACAAAATAAAATCGAAATGTGAGTATATAATAAAGTCGCTTAAATATTTTTGAATTTTTAAATTATTTAGTATTTTTCTATAAATCGCACTTCTTAAACGGTTGTATCAACTAACAAAGCTATGATTACTTCTCGAATTTATAAAAATTTATTATAAAAAAAGGTTGTGCAAACACTATCTAGCTTCATAAACTTAGCTTGAAACCGCGCTTAATGTATCTGGCATAAAACCACAGTATATAAAAAACAAGTTAAATGATACTAAATTTGCAAATTTACACCACAAGATACAACTTTACGCTTTTCTCTCGCATCTAAGTCGCGTAGGAATCTATATAAAAATAAAAATTGAAAACATAGTTTCACTTAAAATTATGGTTGGCTTTTACTAAATTTGACTTTATAAAATCACTTGCTAGCGCTACTTTGGCATATTTAAATGGCGCTTTGGATAGGTTGCATACTTTTTATATTTTAGTTTTGGACGTTTTAGTTTGTTTTGTTTTTATCTTTAATTTATATTTAGCATACTTTTAATAGATAATCGCAAGGTTTGAGTTGCACTATTTTTTATTTTATAATCTAACCATATATTTGTTTGTAGGTCATATTTTATACTTCTTTCATTTTTTTAATAAAAAATATGTGTGCCTAGTATTAATCATAATGGCTTGGTATCAAAATTCATTAAAAATATGCAGAAATTTAACAAGCAAATTTGCTAAATTCACAAATACACCACATATCGCTTATTAACAAATTTGCTTAAATAAATATAAGTAAAATAATGATATAGCTACGATTCTAGCGAACTTCAATGATATTAAGAAATTGTGATTTTTAAGTGGTTTTTTGTTATTAATTTTAGTGCAAATGGTGTCCCATGTAGGATTCGAACCTACGGCCACATCATTAAGAGTGATATGCTCTACCAGCTGAGCTAATGAGACACCGTTAAAAAAATAATTCTATAACTAAAAGCTTTAAATACGGCTTAAATTTAACCAAATTTAGATAAAAACGTAAATTTCAATACTCATCCGCAAAGCCAATTTTCTTATGCTTATCTTTCTTATAGCTTTTGTTATTTCTAAGTTTATCAAGTAAATTTGCCTCTTTTATAAGCTCATCTTGCTCTTTTAGGTTTGTTATAGAATTTACAAATTCCTCCAAACCCTTTGTATACGGCTGATCAAGATAAACCGGTTCTGCTCTTTTTAAAATTTCAAGATTTTTACTAA
It encodes:
- a CDS encoding HAD family hydrolase, encoding MRVVIFDMDGTLINSAKAIEITINTTRKKLGLTPDLSSEFIVKTINDPSKNYAVEFYGLTNVAPELKMEFEKEFIKNYALYARLYDGVKELLEKLHQNGYFIALASNAPTVSLKAILEKNKVLELFDSVVGADKNTPQKPDPTMLFNVLKEASKIRPVKYACFVGDSIKDEKAATNANIPYLQVTWGFAEASTSFLSASSTKEAYELITNLFYDN
- a CDS encoding polyprenyl synthetase family protein is translated as MDYLEQIDKIMLNFISELGYEPINLMFSKINSGKKLRSKLLLKITDINEKSLKLCAIIELIHAASLLHDDVIDESDVRRGKPSINATFGSKNAIMLGDILYSKGYFELSKFEPFIACKLSDAVSKLSIGELMDVSMGEAFNEDKNAYMQMIYNKTAVLIEATAQCAAFLQGEDELKFGEYGRNLGLAFQIVDDILDVTQDSKTLGKPALNDYKEGKTTLPYIYLYEILDEKEKAILKNYFKKDLSDEQIFWIKDKFSEHKIIEKCAKDVKNLANSAIEAIKEYENLGLVEVIRSMTDREF
- a CDS encoding proline--tRNA ligase, producing MRFSKLFVPTTKEAPKDATLPSHAFLLRGGFVEQLGSGLYSFMPLGKMVYDKIYKVIKEEMDKSGAQEVLFSFVTPAELWKESGRYDVFGKELLRIKDRKDNEFVLSPTNEESVVNMVKNRITSYKQLPLHLYQINTKFRDEARPRFGLLRVREFVMKDGYSFHANEEDLKREFNVMHDTYSKIFTRLGLNFRAVEADSGAIGGSGSKEFMVLADNGEDDILVCDSCKYAANVEAAKRAPRTTNATPPEANMMSKFATPGADTIEKVANFFKVDKFYTIKAVIKKAIYEKDSKVVVFFVRGDDELQETKAQNACGALELVDADESDILKAGLVAGYCGPANLPSQTLFFIDNELKGAKQMICGANEAGYHTIGFNVTSFKDERFKDLIAVQEGDRCPYCDGILHKTKGIEVGHIFQLGQKYSKAMNATFLDINGKSQPFYMGCYGIGVSRLVAVVIESSHDEKGCVWTRQTAPFELEIIISNLKDEAQVEFATTLYEKCQNLGIKTLLDDRNERFGVKMSEFELLGFPYAVLVGKSLNDGEVELITRDGLIKEKVSIKDIEEKIKEKLL
- the hemA gene encoding glutamyl-tRNA reductase, which produces MNYLNISFTHKNTDIGIREKLSFSDDDKKREILRLICSNQNVSECMVLSTCNRVEVLAFVNDLEKSTSYILKAISILSGVALNELEERADIYYGSGAIHHLFAVASSLDSLVVGETQIVGQIKDAFKFALSNENCDINIKRAVEYAFKCAAEVRNKTEISKNPVSVSSVAVSTAKDIFKSLDGITAVVVGAGDMSELACKHLITNGAKIIIVNRSKQRAQDLANSLNGDVKIEPFEKLKSCINSHQLIFSATSSQDVIIKNSMLENTPFDRYFFDIAVPRDIDISENESIKLYSVDDLQEIVKINLALREEQAQIAYGIVGKSTNDFFKWLKTLATTPIVKALRGKAKEVAEIEIQKAIKKGYLKKSDKDEARKLIHQVFKAFLHTPTINLKSIGDDEDGECMLRSVQQIFDIKDKFEEYSLGIEEMEKIDEI
- a CDS encoding DUF2018 family protein, giving the protein MLNLDIFEGTPREKFFDIIFNANRNLVENEIENLLIKIIALSELCEENGISQAQVQNYILQNPDRIEDGLNDAFIHHVGNILSNNE
- a CDS encoding FxsA family protein, which translates into the protein MRNFTLPYIFFEAIFIYLFISKFGFLNFILEVILSGILGVFIIFKLGFSNFTNQIKILTPSSLFGNLGSVFGALLLVLPGIFSDVAGILVLVVSFFINKKLKTKENEYNNTQDYTQNFTQKPRYDNDDIIDVEIIEEEKDNGKINHSN